ATCTGCGTCGAGTGCGACCCGTCCCGCATCGACCGTCGGGTGGCGCACCGCTACTGCGACGTCCGCGTGGACGACCTGGACGAGGCGCTGCGACTGGCGGAGGAGGCCAAGGCGGCCCGTCGCCCGCTGTCCATCGGCGTGCTCGGCAACGCCGCCGACCTGGTGCCCGAGCTGCTGCGCCGGGGAGCGCCGATCGACGTCGTCACCGACCAGACCTCCGCCCACGACCCGCTGGCCTACCTGCCGCGCGGCGTGGCGTTCGAGGACCTGGACGCCGAACGCGCCAAGGATCCGGCCGGCTTCGTCCGCCGGGCCCGGGAGTCGATGGCCGCGCACGTCGAGGCGATGGTCGGCTTCCAGGACGCGGGCGCGGAGGTCTTCGACTACGGCAACTCGATCCGGGGGGAGGCGCAGCTCGCCGGGTACGGCCGGGCGTTCGCGTTCCCCGGTTTCGTGCCCGCCTACATCCGGCCCCTGTTCTGCGAGGGCAGGGGCCCGTTCCGCTGGGCGGCGCTGTCGGGCGACCCGAAGGACATCGCCCGCACCGACCGGGCCGTCCTGGAGCTGTTCCCCGACAACGAGCCGCTGGCCCGCTGGATCCGGATGGCCGGGGAACGCGTCCACTACCAGGGCCTGCCCGCGCGGATCTGCTGGCTCGGGTACGGCGAGCGCGACCGGGCCGGGGAGGTCTTCAACGACCTGGTGGCGCGCGGCGAGGTCGCCGCCCCCATCGTCATCGGCCGCGACCATCTCGACGCGGGCAGCGTCGCCAGCCCCTACCGCGAGACCGAGGACATGGCCGACGGCTCCGACGCCATCGCCGACTGGCCGCTGCTGAACGCCCTGCTCAACACGTCCTCGGGCGCGACCTGGGTGTCGATCCACCACGGCGGCGGCGTCGGCATCGGCCGTTCGATCCACGCCGGCCAGGTCTGCGTCGCCGACGGCACCCC
The DNA window shown above is from Thermomonospora umbrina and carries:
- the hutU gene encoding urocanate hydratase, producing MTERPREEGDRTVDAVSPRGPRPVRAPRGTALTAKGWPQEAALRMLMNNLDPEVAEHPDDLVVYGGTGRAARSWDAFDALVRSLRDLEGDETLLVQSGKPVGIFRTHEWAPRVLIANSNLVPQWGTWDEFRRLEAEGLTMYGQMTAGSWIYIGTQGILQGTYETFAAVAAKRFGGTLAGTITLTAGLGGMGGAQPLAVTMNGGVAICVECDPSRIDRRVAHRYCDVRVDDLDEALRLAEEAKAARRPLSIGVLGNAADLVPELLRRGAPIDVVTDQTSAHDPLAYLPRGVAFEDLDAERAKDPAGFVRRARESMAAHVEAMVGFQDAGAEVFDYGNSIRGEAQLAGYGRAFAFPGFVPAYIRPLFCEGRGPFRWAALSGDPKDIARTDRAVLELFPDNEPLARWIRMAGERVHYQGLPARICWLGYGERDRAGEVFNDLVARGEVAAPIVIGRDHLDAGSVASPYRETEDMADGSDAIADWPLLNALLNTSSGATWVSIHHGGGVGIGRSIHAGQVCVADGTPLAAQKLARVLTNDPGTGVMRHVDAGYDRAAEVAAERGVRIPMADT